The Mercurialis annua linkage group LG2, ddMerAnnu1.2, whole genome shotgun sequence genome contains a region encoding:
- the LOC126667681 gene encoding calmodulin-binding protein 60 B-like, producing the protein MQTRYMERTNSMARGKRALEGEEDQPERKRPALASVIVEALKVDSLQKLCSSLEPILRRVVSEEVERALAKMAPPRLNGRASPKRIEGPDGRNLQLHFRSRLSLPLFTGGKVEGEQGAAIHIVLIDANTGHVVTSGPEAFVKLDIVVLEGDFNNEDDEGWTQEEFETHVVKEREGKRPLLTGDLQVILKEGVGSLGDLTFTDNSSWIRSRKFRMGLKVASGFCEGIRIREAKTEAFTVKDHRGELYKKHYPPALNDDVWRLEKIGKDGSFHKKLNNKGIFTVEDFLRLLVRDAQNLRNILGSGMSNKMWEALVEHAKTCALSGKLYVYYPEDSRNVGVVFNNIYELNGLISGEQYYSAGSLSDEQKVYVDTLVKKAYENWNQVVEYDGKSLMNFKQSKRSNTYRNEIQIGQLGYSHALDHQMQIPRLPASVTDEQASVHSGVHVGVYNDSMGTGFSSQPQFMNPNSRPQYDNTSFLAHEPLINNSHPTQSTRNDSSVGLALGPPQSSSSGFQALGSSMQPSNVNPFDDWTNNRDKGVDDYFNEEEIRLRSHEMLENEDMQHLLRLFSMGGHASVNMPEDGFSFPNFMASPMPNYDEGGARPGKAVVGWLKIKAAMRWGFFIRKKAAERRAQLVELDDEE; encoded by the exons ATGCAAACAAGGTATATGGAGAGGACTAATAGTATGGCTAGAGGTAAACGAGCTTTAGAAGGTGAAGAAGACCAACCTGAGCGTAAACGGCCTGCTTTAGCTAG TGTCATTGTAGAAGCTCTGAAGGTGGACAGTCTTCAGAAGCTCTGCTCGTCTTTGGAACCTATCCTGCGCAGAGTT GTAAGCGAGGAAGTAGAACGTGCATTGGCAAAGATGGCCCCTCCTAGACTTAATggaag GGCTTCTCCAAAACGGATTGAAGGTCCAGATGGAAGAAACTTACAGTTGCACTTTAGATCAAGGTTGTCTCTTCCTCTTTTCACTGGAGGAAAAGTAGAGGGGGAGCAGGGTGCCGCAATCCACATTGTTCTGATTGATGCTAATACTGGTCATGTTGTAACTTCTGGTCCTGAAGCCTTTGTAAAGCTAGATATTGTGGTGCTTGAAGGCGATTTCAACAATGAAGATGATGAAGGCTGGACCCAAGAAGAGTTTGAAACCCATGTTGTTAAAGAAAGGGAAGGAAAGCGACCACTGTTGACTGGGGACTTGCAAGTCATCCTTAAGGAAGGGGTAGGAAGTCTGGGGGATCTTACTTTCACAGATAACTCAAGCTGGATAAGGAGCCGGAAGTTTAGGATGGGATTGAAGGTTGCCTCTGGATTTTGTGAGGGTATACGCATTCGTGAGGCAAAGACAGAAGCGTTCACTGTCAAAGATCACAGAGGAGAAT TATACAAAAAGCACTATCCACCTGCATTAAATGATGACGTATGGAGATTGGAAAAAATTGGCAAGGATGGCTCATTTCATAAGAAGCTAAATAATAAAGGAATTTTCACAGTTGAAGACTTCTTACGTCTTCTGGTCAGGGATGCTCAAAACTTACGAAAT ATTCTGGGGTCTGGTATGTCGAACAAAATGTGGGAAGCTCTTGTAGAGCATGCAAAGACTTGTGCCCTAAGCGGGAAGCTTTATGTCTATTATCCTGAAGATTCAAGGAATGTTGGTGTTGTCTTTAATAACATCTATGAGCTAAATGGCCTTATTTCTGGGGAACAATACTATTCAGCCGGTTCTCTGTCTGACGAGCAAAAG GTATATGTGGATACATTGGTGAAAAAAGCATATGAGAACTGGAATCAGGTGGTAGAATATGATGGCAAGTCTCTTATGAACTTCAAGCAAAGTAAGAGGTCAAATACTTATCGAAATGAAATTCAGATAGGCCAACTGGGTTACTCTCATGCTTTAGACCATCAAATGCAAATACCACGCTTACCAGCTTCGGTTACTGATGAGCAGGCTTCTGTGCATTCGGGTGTCCATGTTGGAG TGTACAACGATAGTATGGGAACAGGATTCTCGTCTCAGCCCCAGTTTATGAATCCAAATTCACGTCCGCAGTACGACAACACCTCATTCTTGGCACATGAACCTTTGATCAATAACTCTCACCCGACTCAAAGTACGAGAAATGATAGCAGTGTTGGCCTAGCTCTTGGTCCTCCCCAGTCATCTAGCTCAGGTTTTCAAGCTCTTGGCTCTTCGATGCAGCCATCCAATGTCAATCCTTTTGATGACTGGACCAACAACCGGGATAAGGGAGTTGATGATTACTTTAATGAGGAAGAAATTCGTCTCCGAAGTCATGAGATGCTTGAGAATGAAGATATGCAACACTTGCTTCGCCTCTTTAGTATGGGGGGTCATGCCTCAGTTAATATGCCTGAAGACGGGTTTTCATTCCCTAATTTTATGGCATCACCAATGCCAAACTACGATGAGGGCGGTGCGCGTCCTGGGAAAGCTGTTGTGGGGTGGTTGAAAATCAAGGCTGCAATGAGATGGGGATTCTTTATTAGGAAGAAAGCAGCTGAAAGGCGGGCACAACTCGTCGAATTGGATGATGAAGAGTAG